The following coding sequences are from one Cercospora beticola chromosome 4, complete sequence window:
- a CDS encoding uncharacterized protein (BUSCO:EOG09265LIB), whose protein sequence is MPPRLRIPLRPFRKAIQPRRNYIAAPKPGSGPLLERRSDRALPPLQTSLLSSKWIRTLPLFAVIMTGSCLAIFNYQKQSSSVVNSTLYALRTNSKAREVLGDEVYFASKIPWIAGEMNQLHGRIDISFWVKGTKGMGKMRFVSVRRTRMGLFETTDWDLEMEDGRKISLLDADGPDPFKQEGI, encoded by the exons ATGCCTCCACGACTACGCATACCCCTCCGACCATTCCGGAAAGCCATCCAGCCCCGCCGCAACTACATCGCAGCCCCCAAACCCGGCAGCGGCCCTCTCCTCGAACGGCGCTCCGACCGCGCTCTCCCACCCCTCCAAACCTCCCTCTTATCCTCCAAATGGATCCGCACCCTCCCACTCTTCGCCGTAATCATGACCGGCTCCTGTCTCGCAATCTTCAACTACCAGAAACAAAGCAGTAGCGTTGTAAACAGCACATTATACGCTCTACGCACGAATTCCAAAGCCCGAGAAGTACTTGGTGACGAGGTTTATTTTGCGAGTAAGATTCCGTGGATTGCGGGAGAGATGAATCAGTTGCATGGGAGAATTGATATTTCGTTTTGGGTTAAGGGGACGAAGGGGATGGGGAAGATGAGGTTTGTTAGTgtgaggaggacgaggatggggTTG TTTGAGACTACGGATTGGGATTTGGAGATGGAAGATGGGAGAAAGATCTCGTTATTGGATGCTGATGGGCCGGATCCGTTCAAGCAGGAGGGAATTTGA